Proteins co-encoded in one Papaver somniferum cultivar HN1 chromosome 5, ASM357369v1, whole genome shotgun sequence genomic window:
- the LOC113280526 gene encoding uncharacterized protein LOC113280526 — protein MNNSKAAYGYFALKVDMAKDYDRVNWKFLGDMLRIMGVSVTTNSLIMACVSTASFSINFFLKAFSINLNGSPQGLYQRLSMLMHQFELQGLYQGYKINRRAPAISHLKFADDLFFFGENTRVNIQNLKKLLKEDADMSGKLINYDNFSIHFSKGIPQWMRQTTILDLGVRQMTIEDKYLGIYPLKSDYRISSFDSLTDKITSKLPGWRIHFVNSVGRTILSKSTISAIPIYFMGFCLFPKGVTKEIKKVQRCFWWNHFIEERKLHFIIWSKMELRKEFGVLGFKNIELMNIALICKLVWRFLENEDVMWVQKLSAKYLHGVSFWLADKPDKCSATWSIMLEVRHILENRIFWQVNNGNKIHI, from the coding sequence ATGAATAATTCCAAAGCAGCATATGGTTACTTTGCACTGAAAGTAGACATGGCAAAGGATTATGATAGGGTCAATTGGAAATTTCTAGGAGATATGTTAAGAATTATGGGTGTTTCAGTGACAACCAATTCTTTGATAATGGCGTGTGTTTCTACTGCTTCtttttcaatcaatttttttttgaaggcattttcaatcaatttaaatggATCACCTCAAGGTCTTTACCAGCGATTGTCCATGCTTATGCATCAGTTTGAACTTCAAGGTCTTTACCAAGGATATAAAATAAATAGAAGAGCTCCTGCAATCTCCCATCTCAAATTTGCGGATGATTTATTCTTCTTTGGGGAAAATACAAGAGTTAACATTCAAAACTTGAAGAAATTGCTCAAGGAAGATGCAGATATGTCAGGTAAGCTAATCAACTATGATAACTTTTCGATACACTTCAGTAAGGGTATACCTCAGTGGATGAGACAAACTACAATTCTAGATCTTGGTGTCAGGCAAATGACAATAGAGGACAAATATCTTGGTATTTATCCGTTAAAATCAGATTATAGAATATCAAGTTTTGATTCTCTTACAGACAAAATTACTTCTAAGTTGCCTGGATGGAGAATCCACTTTGTTAACTCTGTGGGAAGAACTATtctatcaaaatcaacaatttctgcaaTTCCAATTTACTTCATGGGATTTTGTTTGTTTCCTAAAGGTGTTACCAAAGAAATCAAAAAAGTGCAAAGGTGTTTTTGGTGGAATCACTTTATTGAAGAACGTAAGCTTCACTTTATAATCTGGTCTAAGATGGAACTAAGGAAAGAATTTGGCGTCCTGGGATTTAAAAATATTGAACTGATGAATATTGCTCTAATATGTAAACTGGTTTGGAGGTTTTTAGAAAATGAAGATGTGATGTGGGTTCAAAAACTGAGTGCTAAGTACTTACATGGTGTTTCGTTTTGGCTGGCGGATAAACCTGACAAATGCTCCGCAACATGGAGCATTATGCTTGAAGTCCGCCATATTCTAGAAAATAGGATTTTCTGGCAAGTCAATAATGGGAACAAGATTCACATATGA